A single Scleropages formosus chromosome 4, fSclFor1.1, whole genome shotgun sequence DNA region contains:
- the pex13 gene encoding peroxisome biogenesis factor 13, with the protein MASQPPPKPWEKGAPGTIPTPANYRSPEFGSAGLSRPGPPVLTRVAPPVPPRPAQQQSGGALSAYRPAYGSFSSACSPYGSSLLGGYSPYSYGGYGGYGVGGGLGYGRFRPEEAPPSRFVQQAEESSRGAFQSIESIVHAFASVSMMLDATFSAVYNSFRAVLDVANHFSRLKVHFTKVLSAFALVRSLRFLYRRLQRMLGLRRDSEADDLWADSAGSAVAVGGLGMDDHSSVKSWPIFLFFAVILGGPYLIWKLLSCSEASEEKATNWANGEDDHVVARAEFDFTAGSEEEISVQAGDMLNLAPKEQQPRIRGWLLASVDGQSTGLVPANYVKVLGRRRGRRHAEQERSEQQHVVQNLQPRPAAPAGPADVVLSFGDPEMMFESVYREAPGLTDTGSFPCVSDSHEKVDL; encoded by the exons ATGGCGTCGCAGCCTCCGCCGAAGCCGTGGGAGAAAGGGGCTCCCGGCACTATTCCCACTCCGGCCAACTACCG GTCGCCGGAGTTTGGTTCTGCCGGGCTCTCGAGACCCGGACCCCCGGTGCTGACCCGCGTGGCGCCCCCCGTCCCCCCTCGACCGGCCCAGCAGCAGTCGGGTGGCGCCTTGTCGGCGTACCGTCCCGCGTACGGCTCCTTCTCGTCCGCGTGCAGCCCGTACGGCAGCTCCCTCCTCGGCGGCTACTCGCCCTACAGCTACGGGGGCTACGGCGGGTACGGCGTGGGCGGCGGCCTGGGCTACGGCCGCTTCCGCCCTGAGGAGGCGCCGCCGAGCCGCTTCGTGCAGCAGGCGGAGGAGAGCAGCCGCGGCGCCTTCCAGTCCATCGAGAGCATAGTGCACGCCTTCGCCTCCGTCAGCATGATGCTCGACGCCACCTTCTCGGCTGTCTACAACAGTTTCCGCGCTGTCCTGGACGTGGCCAACCACTTCTCCCGCCTCAAGGTGCACTTCACCAAGGTGTTGTCAGCCTTCGCCCTCGTGCGTTCCCTCCGCTTCCTTTACCGGCGCCTGCAGAGGATGCTGGGCCTGCGGCGCGACTCCGAGGCAGACGACTTGTGGGCGGACAGCGCGGGCTCAGCGGTCGCCGTCGGGGGCCTCGGGATGGATGATCACAGCTCCGTCAAGTCCTGGCCCATTTTCCTCTTCTTTGCCGTCATCCTGGGTGGCCCGTATCTCATCTGGAAACTTCTGAGCTGTTCGGAGGCTTCGGAGGAGAAAG CTACGAACTGGGCCAATGGAGAGGACGACCATGTGGTGGCCAGGGCTGAGTTTGACTTCACTGCAGGCTCTGAGGAGGAGATCTCTGTCCAGGCGGGCGATATGCTGAACCTGGCACCCAAGG AGCAACAGCCCAGAATCCGCGGGTGGCTGCTGGCCAGTGTGGACGGCCAATCCACGGGCCTCGTCCCTGCCAACTACGTGAAGGTCCTGGGAAGACGGAGAGGGAGACGACATGCAGAGCAGGAGAGATCGGAGCAGCAGCATGTGGTTCAGAACCTGCAGCCGAGACCGGCCGCCCCAGCGGGCCCTGCCGACGTCGTGCTGTCATTCGGAGACCCTGAGATGATGTTTGAGTCTGTCTACAGGGAGGCCCCTGGTCTGACTGACACGGGCTCCTTTCCATGTGTCTCCGACAGCCACGAGAAGGTGGACCTCTGA
- the sanbr gene encoding uncharacterized protein KIAA1841 homolog isoform X1 yields the protein MVWLLYDSAEMSRFCSLNNNFPYDNNILVLDMVLSSLWGVPQPIDWENVAHLVPGFTPKECARRFEELKATGGFHPVDDQCNALTAGSAVSPDTLTSCVKELLEPRAELGETRLIQSLKPVTGLTVPGSARGGGGDESDAGAGDIGQVDEGKGPNMVIHVCDEAKGVRQDFVCPRNLLVSEMKYFAEYLSTDAQRWDEVDISVHCDVHIFDWLMNYVRRHAGDGDGGGGGRPKLEPSNVISILISSEFLKMETLVEECVRYCHAHMSAILATPCNMSCINSNLATRIADLFTHSEADGIKDKKDKFKSKLFQKKIERLFDPAYENPDSLGSACTLYRCSLCSKLLTKETERRIPCVPGKINIDPRGNIVYSHARQRSWDVHEHLSSLHEELQSWALVYWRLWGTVNFLTCSSCKQVFLCTELSRCRYHPEAAIYPSLPTEQGCSGTGVYPCCHQRALRFDPACLPKGCRLRDHTVGVPEGNASSAPPLSPAQAQVLKDLLQHRDAVCVSTPSPPHSAEETSSAGERSFDCDVQLEPRLPGAPKAGEITAFSLLKNWGLQLRQQSLLSEDEEYTTGSEVTEDEVGDEEEVSKKQGVKKAKRSSKPLKRQVSSPSFQRKERTSEKAPCRDTTAFTVSATKSKWDSSRSMRFNQDAQREEDQRRMAEIIGHLSKMRYGDLEQSRSKEMKEHTGGIYSRLEAQVKLSSQAGPRHSSSEKNLRAKVRLGQGRPT from the exons atggtttggtTGCTTTATGACTCTGCAGAGATGAGTCGCTTCTGCTCGCTCAACAACAACTTCCCCTACGACAACAACATCCTGGTCCTGGACATGGTGCTGAGCTCTTTGTGGGGAGTCCCTCAGCCCATCGACTGGGAGAACGTCGCCCACCTCGTCCCAGGGTTCACGCCTAAAGAG TGTGCCAGAAGGTTCGAGGAGCTCAAGGCCACCGGCGGTTTCCATCCTGTGGACGACCAGTGCAATGCCCTGACCGCAGGGAGTGCCGTTTCCCCCGACACCCTCACTAGCTGCGTCAAGGAGCTCCTGGAACCCAGAGCAGAGCTGGGCGAGACCCGGCTCATCCAGAGCCTCAAACCTGTGACCG GTCTGACCGTTCCAGGCTctgccagagggggagggggagacgAGAGTGACGCCGGCGCTGGGGACATAGGACAGGTGGACGAAGGCAAAGG GCCAAACATGGTCATCCACGTGTGCGACGAGGCgaagggtgtgaggcaggactTTGTGTGTCCGCGCAACCTCCTCGTCAGCGAGATGAAGTACTTTGCCGAGTACCTGTCCACGGACGCGCAGCGCTGGGACGAGGTGGACATCTCGGTCCACTGCGACGTTCACATCTTCGACTGGCTCATGAACTACGTGAGGAGGCACGCGGGTGacggcgacggcggcggcggaggcAGACCGAAGCTAG AACCCAGCAATGTGATCTCAATCCTGATCTCCTCCGAGTTCTTGAAGATGGAGACTTTA GTGGAAGAGTGTGTGCGGTACTGTCACGCTCACATGAGCGCCATCCTAGCCACGCCCTGCAATATGAGCTGCATCAACAGCAACCTGGCGACGCGCATCGCCGACCTCTTCACCCACAGCGAGGCAGACGGCATCAAGGACAAGAAGGACAAATTCAAAAG CAAActgtttcagaagaaaattGAGAGACTCTTCGACCCCGCCTACGAGAATCCCGACTCGCTGGGCAGCGCGTGCACCTTGTACAG GTGCAGCTTGTGCAGCAAACTTTTGACCAAAGAGACGGAGAGAAGGATTCCCTGCGTTCCGGGGAAGATCAACATCGATCCTCGTGGGAACATCGTGTACAGTCACGCCAG GCAGAGGAGCTGGGATGTCCATGAGCACCTGAGCAGCCTGCATGAGGAGCTTCAGTCCTGGGCGCTCGTCTACTGGAGGCTCTGGGGAACCGTGAACTTCCTCACCTGCTCCAGCTGCAAACAG GTGTTCCTGTGCACGGAGCTGTCGCGGTGCAGGTACCACCCCGAGGCTGCGATCTACCCCTCCCTGCCCACGGAGCAGGGCTGCAGCGGGACGGGCGTCTACCCCTGCTGCCACCAGAGGGCGCTGCGCTTTGACCCCGCCTGCCTGCCCAAG ggCTGCAGACTGAGGGACCACACCGTGGGGGTCCCAGAGGGCAATGCCAGTAGTGCCCCCCCGCTCAGCCCAGCTCAGGCCCAAGTACTGAAAGACCTGCTGCAGCACAGAGATGCCGTCTGTGTGTCCACCCCCTCGCCCCCCCACAG CGCAGAAGAGACGTCCTCTGCAGGGGAGCGGTCCTTCGACTGTGACGTCCAGCTGGAGCCGAGGCTCCCGGGGGCCCCCAAAGCGGGCGAGATCACAGCG TTTTCTTTGCTGAAGAACTGGGGACTACAGCTG AGGCAGCAGTCCCTGCTCTCGGAGGACGAGGAATACACCACCGGCTCCGAGGTCACCGAGGACGAGGTCGGCGATGAAGAGGAGGTGTCTAAGAAGCAAG GTGTGAAGAAAGCCAAGAGATCCAGCAAACCCCTGAAGAGACAGGTGTCCTCCCCCAGTTTCCAGCGCAAGGAGAGGACATCGGAGAAG GCTCCCTGTCGGGACACAACTGCTTTCAC AGTGAGCGCTACCAAGAGCAAGTGGGACAGCAGCCGCTCCATGCGGTTCAACCAGGACGCCCAGCGAGAGGaag ATCAGCGAAGGATGGCTGAAATCATCGGGCATCTCTCCAAGATGAGGTATGGAGACCTGGAACAGAGCAGATCGAAGGAAATGAAAGAG CACACCGGGGGGATCTACTCCAGACTGGAGGCCCAGGTGAAGCTGTCCTCGCAGGCCGGCCCCCGACACTCGAGCTCCGAGAAGAACCTCAG AGCAAAGGTGCGTTTGGGGCAGGGAAGACCCACCTAG
- the sanbr gene encoding uncharacterized protein KIAA1841 isoform X2: protein MSRFCSLNNNFPYDNNILVLDMVLSSLWGVPQPIDWENVAHLVPGFTPKECARRFEELKATGGFHPVDDQCNALTAGSAVSPDTLTSCVKELLEPRAELGETRLIQSLKPVTGLTVPGSARGGGGDESDAGAGDIGQVDEGKGPNMVIHVCDEAKGVRQDFVCPRNLLVSEMKYFAEYLSTDAQRWDEVDISVHCDVHIFDWLMNYVRRHAGDGDGGGGGRPKLEPSNVISILISSEFLKMETLVEECVRYCHAHMSAILATPCNMSCINSNLATRIADLFTHSEADGIKDKKDKFKSKLFQKKIERLFDPAYENPDSLGSACTLYRCSLCSKLLTKETERRIPCVPGKINIDPRGNIVYSHARQRSWDVHEHLSSLHEELQSWALVYWRLWGTVNFLTCSSCKQVFLCTELSRCRYHPEAAIYPSLPTEQGCSGTGVYPCCHQRALRFDPACLPKGCRLRDHTVGVPEGNASSAPPLSPAQAQVLKDLLQHRDAVCVSTPSPPHSAEETSSAGERSFDCDVQLEPRLPGAPKAGEITAFSLLKNWGLQLRQQSLLSEDEEYTTGSEVTEDEVGDEEEVSKKQGVKKAKRSSKPLKRQVSSPSFQRKERTSEKAPCRDTTAFTVSATKSKWDSSRSMRFNQDAQREEDQRRMAEIIGHLSKMRYGDLEQSRSKEMKEHTGGIYSRLEAQVKLSSQAGPRHSSSEKNLRAKVRLGQGRPT from the exons ATGAGTCGCTTCTGCTCGCTCAACAACAACTTCCCCTACGACAACAACATCCTGGTCCTGGACATGGTGCTGAGCTCTTTGTGGGGAGTCCCTCAGCCCATCGACTGGGAGAACGTCGCCCACCTCGTCCCAGGGTTCACGCCTAAAGAG TGTGCCAGAAGGTTCGAGGAGCTCAAGGCCACCGGCGGTTTCCATCCTGTGGACGACCAGTGCAATGCCCTGACCGCAGGGAGTGCCGTTTCCCCCGACACCCTCACTAGCTGCGTCAAGGAGCTCCTGGAACCCAGAGCAGAGCTGGGCGAGACCCGGCTCATCCAGAGCCTCAAACCTGTGACCG GTCTGACCGTTCCAGGCTctgccagagggggagggggagacgAGAGTGACGCCGGCGCTGGGGACATAGGACAGGTGGACGAAGGCAAAGG GCCAAACATGGTCATCCACGTGTGCGACGAGGCgaagggtgtgaggcaggactTTGTGTGTCCGCGCAACCTCCTCGTCAGCGAGATGAAGTACTTTGCCGAGTACCTGTCCACGGACGCGCAGCGCTGGGACGAGGTGGACATCTCGGTCCACTGCGACGTTCACATCTTCGACTGGCTCATGAACTACGTGAGGAGGCACGCGGGTGacggcgacggcggcggcggaggcAGACCGAAGCTAG AACCCAGCAATGTGATCTCAATCCTGATCTCCTCCGAGTTCTTGAAGATGGAGACTTTA GTGGAAGAGTGTGTGCGGTACTGTCACGCTCACATGAGCGCCATCCTAGCCACGCCCTGCAATATGAGCTGCATCAACAGCAACCTGGCGACGCGCATCGCCGACCTCTTCACCCACAGCGAGGCAGACGGCATCAAGGACAAGAAGGACAAATTCAAAAG CAAActgtttcagaagaaaattGAGAGACTCTTCGACCCCGCCTACGAGAATCCCGACTCGCTGGGCAGCGCGTGCACCTTGTACAG GTGCAGCTTGTGCAGCAAACTTTTGACCAAAGAGACGGAGAGAAGGATTCCCTGCGTTCCGGGGAAGATCAACATCGATCCTCGTGGGAACATCGTGTACAGTCACGCCAG GCAGAGGAGCTGGGATGTCCATGAGCACCTGAGCAGCCTGCATGAGGAGCTTCAGTCCTGGGCGCTCGTCTACTGGAGGCTCTGGGGAACCGTGAACTTCCTCACCTGCTCCAGCTGCAAACAG GTGTTCCTGTGCACGGAGCTGTCGCGGTGCAGGTACCACCCCGAGGCTGCGATCTACCCCTCCCTGCCCACGGAGCAGGGCTGCAGCGGGACGGGCGTCTACCCCTGCTGCCACCAGAGGGCGCTGCGCTTTGACCCCGCCTGCCTGCCCAAG ggCTGCAGACTGAGGGACCACACCGTGGGGGTCCCAGAGGGCAATGCCAGTAGTGCCCCCCCGCTCAGCCCAGCTCAGGCCCAAGTACTGAAAGACCTGCTGCAGCACAGAGATGCCGTCTGTGTGTCCACCCCCTCGCCCCCCCACAG CGCAGAAGAGACGTCCTCTGCAGGGGAGCGGTCCTTCGACTGTGACGTCCAGCTGGAGCCGAGGCTCCCGGGGGCCCCCAAAGCGGGCGAGATCACAGCG TTTTCTTTGCTGAAGAACTGGGGACTACAGCTG AGGCAGCAGTCCCTGCTCTCGGAGGACGAGGAATACACCACCGGCTCCGAGGTCACCGAGGACGAGGTCGGCGATGAAGAGGAGGTGTCTAAGAAGCAAG GTGTGAAGAAAGCCAAGAGATCCAGCAAACCCCTGAAGAGACAGGTGTCCTCCCCCAGTTTCCAGCGCAAGGAGAGGACATCGGAGAAG GCTCCCTGTCGGGACACAACTGCTTTCAC AGTGAGCGCTACCAAGAGCAAGTGGGACAGCAGCCGCTCCATGCGGTTCAACCAGGACGCCCAGCGAGAGGaag ATCAGCGAAGGATGGCTGAAATCATCGGGCATCTCTCCAAGATGAGGTATGGAGACCTGGAACAGAGCAGATCGAAGGAAATGAAAGAG CACACCGGGGGGATCTACTCCAGACTGGAGGCCCAGGTGAAGCTGTCCTCGCAGGCCGGCCCCCGACACTCGAGCTCCGAGAAGAACCTCAG AGCAAAGGTGCGTTTGGGGCAGGGAAGACCCACCTAG